A part of Dreissena polymorpha isolate Duluth1 chromosome 13, UMN_Dpol_1.0, whole genome shotgun sequence genomic DNA contains:
- the LOC127856403 gene encoding histidine protein methyltransferase 1 homolog isoform X3 — protein sequence MSFSFNFPDPLENDGSTRGLTVWECSVDLACYLAGCGECLNGRRVLELGCGAGLPGLVAIRCGATSVHFQDYNPEVIEHYTIPNVLLNRPPECTCTCRYFTGDWSHFQQKMHTKGTKYDVILTAETIYKPANYSKLLNIFQDFLSEDGTIYVAAKSNYFGVGGGTQDFMEFVRETLQFRAIVCHTVDAGLPREILKLTRKT from the exons ATGTCATTCAGTTTCAATTTTCCAGATCCATTAGAAAATGATGGAAGTACAC GTGGTCTCACAGTATGGGAGTGCTCAGTGGATCTCGCTTGCTACCTGGCAGGATGTGGCGAGTGCCTCAATGGGAGACGTGTCCTGGAG CTTGGCTGTGGGGCGGGATTACCTGGTCTGGTGGCAATCAGGTGCGGTGCAACCTCTGTCCACTTCCAGGACTAT AATCCTGAGGTTATAGAACACTATACAATACCAAATGTTCTGCTAAATCGGCCCCCTGAGTGCACATGTACCTGTCGATATTTCACCGGAGACTGGTCTCATTTCCAGCAGAAAATGCATACTAAGGGCACAAA ATATGATGTGATATTGACAGCTGAGACAATATACAAACCTGCAAACTACTCAAAGCTTTTGAATATTTTTCAAGACTTCCTTTCTGAAGATGGTACTAT ATACGTGGCAGCTAAGAGTAACTACTTTGGTGTTGGTGGCGGCACTCAAGATTTCATGGAGTTTGTTAGAGAGACGCTGCAGTTCAGGGCCATAGTGTGCCATACAGTGGACGCTG GTTTGCCAAGAGAAATTCTGAAATTGACTCGGAAGACCTGA
- the LOC127856403 gene encoding histidine protein methyltransferase 1 homolog isoform X2 — MRIFRHLLKYKKKDQSSVPTDNESVLEFSEVQETQVDRTLLTDVQTRTFEVSSSVHLVCLHSREVEKQLTANPESKCGLKLATEQHSDLIPNVYEGGLTVWECSVDLACYLAGCGECLNGRRVLELGCGAGLPGLVAIRCGATSVHFQDYNPEVIEHYTIPNVLLNRPPECTCTCRYFTGDWSHFQQKMHTKGTKYDVILTAETIYKPANYSKLLNIFQDFLSEDGTIYVAAKSNYFGVGGGTQDFMEFVRETLQFRAIVCHTVDAGLPREILKLTRKT; from the exons ATGCGCATTTTCCGACATCTTCtgaaataca AAAAGAAAGACCAGTCGAGTGTACCAACTGATAATGAGTCTGTACTGGAATTCAGTGAAGTGCAAGAAACACAAGTTGATAGGACACTG ctcACAGATGTACAGACAAGGACATTTGAAGTCTCGTCCAGTGTTCACTTGGTTTGTTTACACAGCCGTGAGGTGGAGAAACAGTTAACAGCAAATCCAGAGTCAAAGTGCGGATTAAAACTAGCCACTGAGCAACACTCAGATCTGATACCAAATGTGTATGAAG GTGGTCTCACAGTATGGGAGTGCTCAGTGGATCTCGCTTGCTACCTGGCAGGATGTGGCGAGTGCCTCAATGGGAGACGTGTCCTGGAG CTTGGCTGTGGGGCGGGATTACCTGGTCTGGTGGCAATCAGGTGCGGTGCAACCTCTGTCCACTTCCAGGACTAT AATCCTGAGGTTATAGAACACTATACAATACCAAATGTTCTGCTAAATCGGCCCCCTGAGTGCACATGTACCTGTCGATATTTCACCGGAGACTGGTCTCATTTCCAGCAGAAAATGCATACTAAGGGCACAAA ATATGATGTGATATTGACAGCTGAGACAATATACAAACCTGCAAACTACTCAAAGCTTTTGAATATTTTTCAAGACTTCCTTTCTGAAGATGGTACTAT ATACGTGGCAGCTAAGAGTAACTACTTTGGTGTTGGTGGCGGCACTCAAGATTTCATGGAGTTTGTTAGAGAGACGCTGCAGTTCAGGGCCATAGTGTGCCATACAGTGGACGCTG GTTTGCCAAGAGAAATTCTGAAATTGACTCGGAAGACCTGA
- the LOC127856403 gene encoding histidine protein methyltransferase 1 homolog isoform X1 — MSFSFNFPDPLENDGSTQKKDQSSVPTDNESVLEFSEVQETQVDRTLLTDVQTRTFEVSSSVHLVCLHSREVEKQLTANPESKCGLKLATEQHSDLIPNVYEGGLTVWECSVDLACYLAGCGECLNGRRVLELGCGAGLPGLVAIRCGATSVHFQDYNPEVIEHYTIPNVLLNRPPECTCTCRYFTGDWSHFQQKMHTKGTKYDVILTAETIYKPANYSKLLNIFQDFLSEDGTIYVAAKSNYFGVGGGTQDFMEFVRETLQFRAIVCHTVDAGLPREILKLTRKT, encoded by the exons ATGTCATTCAGTTTCAATTTTCCAGATCCATTAGAAAATGATGGAAGTACAC AAAAGAAAGACCAGTCGAGTGTACCAACTGATAATGAGTCTGTACTGGAATTCAGTGAAGTGCAAGAAACACAAGTTGATAGGACACTG ctcACAGATGTACAGACAAGGACATTTGAAGTCTCGTCCAGTGTTCACTTGGTTTGTTTACACAGCCGTGAGGTGGAGAAACAGTTAACAGCAAATCCAGAGTCAAAGTGCGGATTAAAACTAGCCACTGAGCAACACTCAGATCTGATACCAAATGTGTATGAAG GTGGTCTCACAGTATGGGAGTGCTCAGTGGATCTCGCTTGCTACCTGGCAGGATGTGGCGAGTGCCTCAATGGGAGACGTGTCCTGGAG CTTGGCTGTGGGGCGGGATTACCTGGTCTGGTGGCAATCAGGTGCGGTGCAACCTCTGTCCACTTCCAGGACTAT AATCCTGAGGTTATAGAACACTATACAATACCAAATGTTCTGCTAAATCGGCCCCCTGAGTGCACATGTACCTGTCGATATTTCACCGGAGACTGGTCTCATTTCCAGCAGAAAATGCATACTAAGGGCACAAA ATATGATGTGATATTGACAGCTGAGACAATATACAAACCTGCAAACTACTCAAAGCTTTTGAATATTTTTCAAGACTTCCTTTCTGAAGATGGTACTAT ATACGTGGCAGCTAAGAGTAACTACTTTGGTGTTGGTGGCGGCACTCAAGATTTCATGGAGTTTGTTAGAGAGACGCTGCAGTTCAGGGCCATAGTGTGCCATACAGTGGACGCTG GTTTGCCAAGAGAAATTCTGAAATTGACTCGGAAGACCTGA